In Streptomyces sp. TLI_146, the genomic stretch TCGAGCTGTGGCACGTCGAGCAGCCTCTGCCCGTCGCCGCGGTGGGCCCGGCCGCCGAGGTCGCCCCCCACTGCCCCGTGACCGCGCTGCCGACGACCGCCCCCTACCCCGAGGACGCCCTTGCCCGGGTGGTGTGCGAGTGGACCCCCGGCACCGGCCTGGCGACCGGGGCGAAGACGCTGCTGCCGGTCGACCTGGTCCGCCGCCGCGGCCAACGCCCCGCCTGGACCCCGGACGTGTGGCGGGCGACCAGCACCGGACTGGCGTGCGGCAACACCCGCGACGAGGCACTGCTGCACGCCCTGTTCGAGGTGGTCGAGCGTGACGTGCTGCACCGGGACGCGCAGGCGGGCGGACGGCGGCGCACGCTGATCGACCCCCGCACGGTCGATGACCCACTCGGCCGGGAGATGATCGCCCGCCTCGCGGCCGCGGGCATGGCGCTGGAGATCGCCCTGGTGGACGGCCCATACGGCTTGCCCGTGTGTGTCGCGTATCTGTGGTCGGAGGACTACCCGGTCGTCTTCGCCGGCGGTGGCTGCCACAGCCACCCGGACATCGCGCTCACGCGGGCGGTGACCGAGGCCGCGCAGTCCCGGCTCGCCGCCATCGCCGGAACCCGTGACGACCTGCCCACCGATCCCGGCAGCTTCGAGGCCCCGCCCTTCCGGAGCGCGCTCAACGGCGCGCTCGCCAGCTGGGCGGAGGTGACCGGCCGCTACGCCCCAGCCGGTGCCGGCTTCGCCGAGCAGGCCCGGGACGTCGCCGCACGTGTAGGGCCCGTCACCGGGCACGAGCCGATTGCCCTGGACCTGTCCGCCCCCGATTGCCCCGTCCACGCCGTGCAGGTCGTCTGCCCCGGCACCCGCTCCCGGATCAGAAGGTCAATGCCCCGATGAACCCCACATCCACCACGCCCCCGACTCCGGCGCCGCCCGCGCACGGGCGCTCGTCCCAGTACGACGCCTTCCACGCCGCACGTGCCCGCACCAACCTGGTCGCCAGCCTGTACGCCCAGGCGATGGGCGAGGACTACCCGGCCGAGGTCGCCGCCTCCAGCTCCTGCGACTGGCCCCTGCTCGGGCTGCTGACCGCACGGCTGCGACTGCGTCCCGGCCAGCTCCTCGTGGACGCCGGATGCGGCGCCGGTGGCATCGGCCTGTGGCTGGCCCGCGCCCTCGCCGCCCGCCTGGCCGGGTTCGACCTCTCACCCGTAGCCACCGCCCAGGCCACCGCCCGCCGCGCCCACTTCCTCGGCCCCAGCGCCGACCGCGCCGTCTTCCAGGTCGGGGAGCTGGAGAACACCGGCCTGCCTAACGGAGCCGCCCACGGCATCGTGTGCGTGGACGCCCTGGGCGGTGCGGCCGACCGAGGAGCGGCGCTGCGCGAGCTCGGCCGCGTCCTGCCCCCCGGCGGCAGGCTGGTCGTCACCCGCGCACTGCGCCGTGGCGCGGAACCGGGGTGGCATGAGCAGGTCGAAGCCGCCGGCCTGACGCAGGAGCACCTGGACGAGCGGCCCGGCGAGCCCGCGATGTGGGAGCGGCTCTACCACCTGTGGATCGCCCGCGCCGCCCAGCTGCGGCGCGAGCTGGGCGAGGCACCGGCAGAGAATATGCTCAGCGAGGCACACCGGATGCTCCCCAAGCTCCGCGGCAGGCGAGCCGTCCTGCTGACCCTGCGGCGCCCCCCGGACGCCCCTGCCGGAGCGGGTCCGGCCGGTAGGATGGCCGCGCCCGGCCGCCATCCCGGCGACAGGCCCGCGTCCGGCAAGGAGACCCCGCAGTGAACCAGCACCACGCCCGTACGGCGGTGTTCTCGGCTGGTTCCTGGGGTACCGCCATGGGCAAGATCATGGCCGACGCGGGCACCAGCGTGATCATGCACGCGCGCCGGGGCGAGATCGCGGACGCGATCAACACCCAGCACGCTAACCCCGGGTACTTCCCGGACGTCGAGCTGCCCCACAGTGTGACGGCCACCACCGATCCGGCTGCCGCGCTGGACGGCGCGGACTTCCTCGTGCTGTCCATCCCCGCGCAGTCCCTGCGCGCGAGCCTCGCCTCCTGGGCCTCGCACATCGGTCCGGACACTGTGATCGTGTCGCTGATGAAGGGCATCGAGATCGGCTCCGGCCTGCGGGCGAGCCAGGTCATCACCGAGGTGACCGGCCTGCCCGCCGAGCGGGTCGCCGTGCTGTCCGGCCCGAACCTGGCCCGCGAGATCATGGACGGCCAGCCCGCTGCCGCCACCGTCGCCTGCCCCGACGAGGCCGCCGCCCACCGCGTCCAGCGCGCGTGCCACACCTCTTACTTCCGGCCCTACACGTCCACCGACGTGACCGGCTGCGAGCTCGGCGGCGCGGTGAAGAACGTCATCGCCCTCGCGGTCGGCATCGCCTCCGGCATGGGCATGGGACACAACTCCCAGGCCATGCTCATCACTCGGGGACTTGCGGAGACCACCCGGCTGGCCACCGCGATGGGCGCCCACCCGGCCACCCTCGCCGGACTCGCCGGCCTGGGCGACCTGGTCGCCACCTGCTCCTCCCCGCTCTCCCGCAACCGCACCTTCGGCACCCACCTCGGCAACGGCCTGACCGTGGCCGAAGCGACCGCCGCGACCCGCCAGACGACCGAGGGCGTCAAGAGCGCCGAGGCGATCCTCGCTCTGGCCGGCGATCACGACGTGGAGATGCCGATCACGGAAGTCGTCTTCGACCTGCTGCACGAGAAAGTCACGCTCGACCAGGCCGCGGCCGCGCTGATGCAGCGGCCCCCCAAGCCCGAGCGCTGACCCCGCGGGCGCCCCGGCCACGGGGCCCGCCGCCCGTCACCTGCACCCTCCCGACACGGAGGTCCCTCACCCATGCGCGAATCCGTGCTGCCCGCCGCCCAGATCGCCGCCACCCTCGCCCTCCTCGCGTGGATGATCACCGGCTTCACACCCCTGCCCGGCCGCTGGCTGCGCTGGAAGATGTTCTGCCGGGCCACCTACACCATCGTCCAGCTCACCGGCACGAAGGACGGCCGCACCGAGCAGGTCAACGTCTACAGCCACCTCTCGCCCGGCTCCTTCATCCTCGGACCGCGCGAGCTCCAGGCGATCCTTGACCACCTCACCAGCAGCGGCCGGTACGAACGGATCGACGGCACCGGCCGCATCCTGTCCGCCCGCGGCGAGCAGGACGTGAAGGTGGTGGCCAGCCGTGTGGTTCTTTGACGCGCTCGCCTCCGGCTTCACCCGCCCCACCAACCCTGGCAGGCTCCAGCTGTTCCGGATCATCTTCGGCACCGTGCTCACCGCCCGGTGCGCCCTGGCCTTCGGACAGGGCGGCTGGGACCGCCTCGCCGCCGGCTCGCTCAGCCTCCACCTGACCGAACAGCGCTTCGGGCCCGCCCGGGCCCGGCTCCTCGCCAGCGTGTACCGGCCCGCACTGCTCATCCGTACGACCGCCGCACTCGCCCTGACGCTCGGCATCGCCCCCCGCCTCGCGCTGCTGGTGGTCCTGGCCGGCGCCGCCATGGAACTGCTCTACCTCAAGAGCCCCAACGCCGTGCGGTACACCCTGCTGACCGGCGCCTGCCTCCTCGTCGCCGGGAACCTCGGCCACGGGCTGAGCATCGAGCACGCCCCGAGCGCGGCAAACACGTGGGCCCTGTGCCTCCTCGTGCTGATCACCACGGACATCTACTGGAACAGCGCCTGGCAGAAGCTTCGCAGCGACCAGTTCCGCACCGGCCTCTACCTGGCCCAGTGGGTCCACACCTACACCCAGGTCAGGGAGCACCTCCCGCACCGCCACGGCCAGTACGCCGTCCCCGCCTTCATCCGCCGCCACCTGGGCAGCCTCACCGACCGCGACATCCGCATCTGGCGCCTGCTCGCGGTCACGGTCATCGCGGTGGAGTTCGCGCTGCCGCCCGCGTTGCTCATCCCGCAGACGATGCCGTACGCCGTCGCCGCAGGTATCGCGATGCACGCCGCGTTCAGCTGCCTTAAGCCCCGGCAGTTGATCACCTTCTCCGGCCTGACGACCGGCACCTACGTCGCCTTCGCCGTCTGACCGTCCCCTCCGGCCCGGCCGCGCGGCCAGCGCGTGACCGCTCTACTGGCTGGAAGAGCGGCGGTCCCCCACACCCGTTGACCGGTTGCCGAGCTGTAGCGTCACGCCGCGAGTGCGTGGTCCCGCTGGGACCACGCACTCGCGGCGTCGTACGGTATGCCGGTCTTGAGGCAGCCGTGCAGGATACCGACGGGGCGGTTGGCGAGTTGGCGCAGGGCGGCAGTGAATAGGATGCCGCAGGCCCGTTGCTTCTCGCAGTAGGCCCTGGCACCGGCGGAGATCCGAAGCGCGGAGAAGGCCGGGGCGATCAGGGCGTCGATGAGCCGTCGTTTCGGACGTGCCGGGCGGTCACGCCTTCTTTCTACCGGAGGCGCGGGTGATCGGGCTGGTGCCGGCGTAGTTCTTGCGGGCCGCCCAACCCCGTACGGCGGCCGCCGACTCCGAGCATTCCCCCCGAGCGCCTTCACCTGGATGCGTTGCCCCTGCGATGCCTGCCGTACCAGGATGCTGGTCTGTGGCAGAAAGCACCGACGTGCACTGCCCTGGCTGCGGAGGTGAGAACGAGGAACGCTTGTGGCCGGGTGTTGAGAGCATCAGCGCCTCGGTGGTCTGGAGTGTGGGCGAGTTCTGAGAACGCCTCTTCAGGGTGCCGGGGCAGGCCCGCGGTCCACGTGGTCCGTGAGGTGAAATGGGTGCGCTTGGCGTCGCGGGACCACGGCAGAACTGGAGTGCGTTGGGGACGATACTCAAGGGCATGAGCCGTGCTCGACGGCAGGAGCATCGCGGACGTGCTGGCCGGTAACGCGGACGCCGTCGTCCAGGCAGCCGGGCGCAACCTGGTGACCGCGATCGACAGCCACGTCTGCGATTCCTGCCGTCCGGCCTAACGGCAGGACCGCCCTTCCTGCCCCGGGGCCACGACGCGGCTGAGAAGCGTCCGGGGCACCGGCCGCATGGTGGCTCTGCAGATCAACGCCGATTCCGAGAATTTCCCGAAAGCTACCTAATAGAGCGAATAGCCTGAAATGTTAGTCGGGAAATGGGCTTGTATCTGCGTAGCCTGGCGGTGGCGCAAGCCCGTCACCGGGCCGCAGCTCTGAGCCGCCGCATGCCAAAAGCCAAACCGGACCGCGTTCTACGGGGAGTCCACGTGACAGCTCCACAACACTCCTTATCCGCACACGCCGTCGCTGCTCGCACCCGAAGACAAGCCGCAGCAGTGGTCCTTGCCGGGAGCCTGCTGGTATTGGGCGGATGCACCGCCAGCAACTCCCCCGCATCGTCCAAGCCCAGCCATGCCCCCACGGCCCTTTCTCAGTCCCCCCGTTCCCCTACCGACGTCCGGGATGGCGCCGTCATCGCGGCATACACCAGTTCCTGGGACGCGCAGACCGAGGCCTACAGCAAGGCTTCCTCCGCGGGCACCAGCCTTCAGAAGAACACCACCTTCAAGGCGCTGGCCGACGTCGAGCGCGACCTGGCGGCCATGCGCAAGGCCGGGCAGGTGACCACCGGCAGGCCGGTGATCCGTCCGAGGGTCGTCACCGTGACCCACGGCAGTGTCCCCACGGCGACGGTCGTCGACTGTGTCGACACGACGAACTGGACGCTGGTCGACAAGGCCTCGAAGCGAAAGGTACCGCTGCCCACGACGCGGCTCATCACATACGTCAGCACGGCAACGCTGGAACAGTGGGGGACAATGTGGATGGTCACCAAGCTGACCGCTCAAGAGCAGGCCTGCTAGCCGGTCCTCTCGCCGCCGTCACCGGCGCGCTCGTCCTGGCTTCGGCTTCCGTCGCGCACGCCGACCACGATCCGGATGTGCAGGCCGGGACCTGCCAGTCCGTCAAGTTCTGTGTCGGTGTGGGCGTCGGTGGCGAGAGCGAGGGCGCTACGGGGCAGGCGGGTGGGTCGAGCGGCAGCAGTGCCAGCAGGCTGAAGTGCCAGTACACCAAGGTCGAGCCGGAGCCTCCTGCTGCGCATCCTGCCTGGGAGGGCAAGGACCCCGCGACGTTCGACATGTACTTCAGGTCGTGCTCGGACGGTGGCCTGGACAACCCCGACGGTTTCATCGTCGTGCCGCGAGGGCAGCCACCTGTACCGCAGGTCGATGCGCGGGAGCTGGCTCAGCGCGCGGTTGACTCTATGACGCTGCTGGGCCCGGACATTGCCAGCCCGAGGGCGGCCGGACGCTACACCGTGGGTGTCCCGATGTGGATGTGGGTCCAGCAGAGCGCCACCACTTACGGACCGAATTCGGCGTCGGCGTCGGCGGGCGGGGTCACCGTCACCGCGACCGCGAAGGTGTCGAAGATCGTGTGGGCGATGGGCGACGGCGCCATCGTGACCTGTACCGGGCCCGGCACCCCCTACACGTCCTCCGGTGCCATGGCGGTCTCTCCGACGTGCGGGCACCTCTACACCACCACGTCGGCTGATGCCCGCAGCGGCAGGTTCGCGGTGACCGCGACATCGACATGGGCGATCGCCTGGCAGGGCGGCGGACAGGCCGGCCAGCTCACGGCAGTGCGCCGCAGCGCCGTGCCCGTCGCGGTCGGGGAAGTCCAAGTCGTCCGATAACGCCGCCGGAAGGAGACAACGGTGAGCAAGACGCAACAACACCCCGGCACGGCCAGCGCGAACGGTACCCCCCAGCAGCAACACGTGGCCGGTCCGGTGGCTCCGCCCCGGGTCTCGGCACGCAGGCGGCGCCCCGGCGTCATCGCCCTGTCACTGGCGCTGATCGCCGCCGGAGGCGCCGGAGTTGCCGTCCTGCTGCTCCAGGCCGGCCACCGCACGCAGGTGGTGACCGTGGTCCGCGACGTCCAGGTCGGCCAGGTCCTGAGCGAGCACGACCTGGGCAGGGCGTCGCTCGCCCTGGACCCGGCCGTCAAGGCGGTGCGCGCCGACAACCTGGCGTCGGTGGTGGGCCAGCGGGCCGCCGTGGAGCTGAGGGCCGGCTCGCTGCTCGCCCCCACGCAGGTGACGAAGGACCTGCTGGTGAAACCCGGCGAGCAGCTGGTGCCAATCGGTTTGGAGCCCAAGCAGGTCCCCGCCACGGGGTTGGTGGCGGGCCAGAGGGTGCAGCTGGTGCACGTCCCGGCCCCGAGCACTGCCGATGCGGGCAAGGCGCCGGAGGCCTCGCCGAAGACCCTTGTGGGCCGGGTCGTGAAAGCCTCGCATCCGGCACCTGGCACGGGGATCGTGGTCGTGGACGTGGCCACCGCCGCGAGCGACGGCCCCACGGCCGCCGCGTGGGAGGCGGCCGGCACGCTGCGCCTGGTGTTGGCCGCTTCGGAGGGTCGGTGATGGCGGTGATCGCTCTCGCGGGCTGCAGCGGGGCGCCCGGCGTGACCACGACCGGCCTGGCCCTGCTGCTGGCGTGGCCGCTTACGGCGGGCCGGCGGATGATCCTGGCGGAGTGCGACCCGGACGGCGGCGCCGCGGCGCACGGCTTGCTGCAGGGCACGCTCGGCGACCGCTACGGGCTGCGCAACCTTTCGGTGGCCGCCCGCAAGGGAGAGTTCAGCGATGCCTTCTGGCGCCAGCTCATCGACCTGGGCCGGACAGAGGGCCAGCGGGAGTCGCCGCGCGAGAGGCTGCTGCTGCCCGGCATCACCGACCCCGCGCAGGCGGCGAGCCTGCAACCGGTGTGGGCGGTCCTGGCTGAGATGTTCCGCGGCATCGAGACCAACAGTGGCCACGACGTGCTCATCGACCTCGGCCGACGCGGCGCGTACGGGCCGAGCGGGGTGCTGGCTGAGCAGGCTGATGCCACGGTCGTGGTGGCCCGCAACACCCTGCGCGGTCTGCAGGCAGCCCAGGGCCGGGTGCGTGCGCTCCACGAACGCCTCGGTGATGTCAGCGTCTTGATGATCAACGAGGGGCCGTATCCGGTGGGTGAGGT encodes the following:
- a CDS encoding SAF domain-containing protein, whose protein sequence is MSKTQQHPGTASANGTPQQQHVAGPVAPPRVSARRRRPGVIALSLALIAAGGAGVAVLLLQAGHRTQVVTVVRDVQVGQVLSEHDLGRASLALDPAVKAVRADNLASVVGQRAAVELRAGSLLAPTQVTKDLLVKPGEQLVPIGLEPKQVPATGLVAGQRVQLVHVPAPSTADAGKAPEASPKTLVGRVVKASHPAPGTGIVVVDVATAASDGPTAAAWEAAGTLRLVLAASEGR
- a CDS encoding YcaO-like family protein, with the translated sequence MAVVDDLVALPGTVRAQTPEETWKAVAGRLEEFGITRVADLTGLDVIRLPVWTAIRPASKTLSTAQGKGGTPLLAKLSAVMEAIELWHVEQPLPVAAVGPAAEVAPHCPVTALPTTAPYPEDALARVVCEWTPGTGLATGAKTLLPVDLVRRRGQRPAWTPDVWRATSTGLACGNTRDEALLHALFEVVERDVLHRDAQAGGRRRTLIDPRTVDDPLGREMIARLAAAGMALEIALVDGPYGLPVCVAYLWSEDYPVVFAGGGCHSHPDIALTRAVTEAAQSRLAAIAGTRDDLPTDPGSFEAPPFRSALNGALASWAEVTGRYAPAGAGFAEQARDVAARVGPVTGHEPIALDLSAPDCPVHAVQVVCPGTRSRIRRSMPR
- a CDS encoding NAD(P)H-dependent glycerol-3-phosphate dehydrogenase is translated as MNQHHARTAVFSAGSWGTAMGKIMADAGTSVIMHARRGEIADAINTQHANPGYFPDVELPHSVTATTDPAAALDGADFLVLSIPAQSLRASLASWASHIGPDTVIVSLMKGIEIGSGLRASQVITEVTGLPAERVAVLSGPNLAREIMDGQPAAATVACPDEAAAHRVQRACHTSYFRPYTSTDVTGCELGGAVKNVIALAVGIASGMGMGHNSQAMLITRGLAETTRLATAMGAHPATLAGLAGLGDLVATCSSPLSRNRTFGTHLGNGLTVAEATAATRQTTEGVKSAEAILALAGDHDVEMPITEVVFDLLHEKVTLDQAAAALMQRPPKPER
- a CDS encoding ATP/GTP-binding protein; the protein is MGDNVDGHQADRSRAGLLAGPLAAVTGALVLASASVAHADHDPDVQAGTCQSVKFCVGVGVGGESEGATGQAGGSSGSSASRLKCQYTKVEPEPPAAHPAWEGKDPATFDMYFRSCSDGGLDNPDGFIVVPRGQPPVPQVDARELAQRAVDSMTLLGPDIASPRAAGRYTVGVPMWMWVQQSATTYGPNSASASAGGVTVTATAKVSKIVWAMGDGAIVTCTGPGTPYTSSGAMAVSPTCGHLYTTTSADARSGRFAVTATSTWAIAWQGGGQAGQLTAVRRSAVPVAVGEVQVVR
- a CDS encoding class I SAM-dependent methyltransferase, yielding MNPTSTTPPTPAPPAHGRSSQYDAFHAARARTNLVASLYAQAMGEDYPAEVAASSSCDWPLLGLLTARLRLRPGQLLVDAGCGAGGIGLWLARALAARLAGFDLSPVATAQATARRAHFLGPSADRAVFQVGELENTGLPNGAAHGIVCVDALGGAADRGAALRELGRVLPPGGRLVVTRALRRGAEPGWHEQVEAAGLTQEHLDERPGEPAMWERLYHLWIARAAQLRRELGEAPAENMLSEAHRMLPKLRGRRAVLLTLRRPPDAPAGAGPAGRMAAPGRHPGDRPASGKETPQ